Proteins co-encoded in one Dasypus novemcinctus isolate mDasNov1 chromosome 6, mDasNov1.1.hap2, whole genome shotgun sequence genomic window:
- the MCMBP gene encoding mini-chromosome maintenance complex-binding protein isoform X1, producing MIQDMFDPEFYMGVYETVNQATKARVLHFGKYRDVAECGPQQEVDLNSPRTTTLERQTFYCVPVPGESTWVKEAYVNANQARVSPSTSYTPSRHKRSYEDDEDTDLQPSKQKEQHAGARPAGSIGSLQWSGEPKRLETEACTGQQLSSLNLSYPFDLNFPLPGEKGPACLVKVYEDWDRFKVNDVLELYGILSVDPVLSILNNDERDASSLLDPMECTDTAEEQRVHSPPASLVPRIHVVLAQKLQHINPLLPACLNKEESKAFISSFMSELSPVRAELLGFLTHALLGDGLAAEYLILHLISTVYTRRDVLPLGKFTVNLSGCPRNSIFTEHLYRIIQHLVPASFRLQMTIENMNHLKFIPHKDYTANRLVSGLLQLPSSTSLVIDETLLEQGQLDTAGVHNVTALSNLITWQKVDYDFSYHQMEFPCNINVFITSEGRSLLPADCQIHLQPQIIPPNMEEYMNSLLSAILPSVLNKFRIYLTLLRFLDYSISDEITKAVEDDFVEMRKNDPQSITADDLHQLLVVARFLSLSAGQTTLSRERWLRAKQLESLRRTRLQQQKCVNGNEL from the exons CCTCAACAGGAAGTTGATTTAAACTCTCCACGAACTACCACCTTGGAAAGACAGACTTTCTATTGTGTTCCAGTACCTGGGGAATCAACATGGGTAAAAGAA GCCTATGTTAATGCAAACCAAGCTCGAGTCAGTCCCTCAACCTCCTACACTCCCAGCCGCCACAAGAGGAGTTATGAAGATGACGAAGACACGGATCTTCAGCCCAGCAAGCAGAAAGAGCAGCATGCAGGTGCCAGACCAGCAG GAAGTATTGGAAGTCTTCAATGGTCAGGAGAGCCAAAACGTTTAGAAACTGAAGCTTGCACTGGACAACAACTGAGCTCCCTGAACCTCTCTTATCCTTTTGATTTGAACTTTCCCCTGCCAGGAGAGAAAGGTCCTGCATGCCTTGTAAAG GTCTATGAAGATTGGGATCGTTTCAAAGTAAACGATGTTCTTGAGTTATATGGCATACTCTCTGTGGATCCCGTGCTAAGTATACTGAATAATGATGAAAG GGATGCCTCTTCCCTGCTAGATCCAATGGAATGCACAGACACAGCTGAGGAACAGAGAGTGCACAGTCCTCCTGCTTCACTAGTGCCAAGAATTCATGTGGTTTTAGCTCAGAAATTACAGCATATCAATCCATTACTGCCTGCTTGCCTTAACAAAGAGGAGAGCAAAGCCT TTATTTCCAGTTTCATGTCTGAATTATCTCCAGTCAGAGCAGAACTACTTGGGTTCCTCACTCATGCCCTTTTGGGAGATGGCTTGGCTGCGGAATACCTTATATTGCATCTCATCTCTACAGT atatACAAGAAGAGATGTTCTTCCCCTAGGAAAGTTTACAGTTAACTTGAGTGGTTGCCCACGGAATAGCATCTTTACAGAACACTTATACCGAATCATTCAACATCTTGTTCCAGCA TCTTTTCGTCTGCAGATGACTATAGAGAACATGAACCATTTGAAATTTATTCCCCATAAAGACTATACAGCCAATCGCTTGGTTAGTGGACTCCTCCAATTGCCCAGTAGTACTTCTCTTGTAATTGATGAAACTCTTCTGGAGCAAGGGCAGCTTGACACTGCAG GTGTTCATAATGTGACTGCCCTGAGCAACCTGATAACTTGGCAGAAAGTGGATTATGACTTCAGTTACCACCAGATGGAATTCCCCTGCAATATTAATGTTTTTATTACTTCAGAGGGGAGATCACTCCTCCCG GCAGACTGCCAGATTCACTTGCAACCACAGATAATTCCACCAAACATGGAGGAGTACATGAACAGTCTTCTCTCAGCAATACTGCCTTCTGTACTGAATAAATTTCGCATTTATCTAACCCTTTTGAGATTCCTGGATTACAGCATATCCGATGAAATAACCAAG GCTGTTGAAGATGACTTTGTGGAAATGCGCAAGAATGATCCCCAGAGCATCACTGCTGATGATCTTCACCAGTTGCTTGTTGTGGCTCG GTTTCTGTCTCTCAGTGCTGGTCAGACAACACTGTCAAGAGAACGATGGCTAAGAGCAAAGCAGCTGGAGTCTTTAAGAAGAACCAGGCTTCAACAGCAGAAATGTGTGAATGGAAATGAACTTTAA